From Skermanella sp. TT6, a single genomic window includes:
- a CDS encoding LysR substrate-binding domain-containing protein, producing the protein MPPRHDPSPPTLDIDLLRAFLTVAETGSFTRTGEILGRTQSAVSVQIKRLEDQIGARLCDRSGRYVVPTEAGEHLLTYARRILAINDEAVGRLVAPPIGGTVRLGTAEEFAAQFLSDILGEFARCFPTVTTEITVDASAVLQSGVEAGLFDLVLVKHVPDESPGRTVWREPLHWVARADWNCGADGLVPLAVSPAPCLYRRFMLSALGQVGRSWEIRCTSAAVSALQAAVLAGLGVTALARSTILPGMRVLTPDEGYPALPDSAIALVTRSGTPTPAADRLARFILDRMAIPHMAGIRAHKRQ; encoded by the coding sequence GATCTCCTCAGGGCCTTCCTGACCGTCGCCGAAACCGGCAGCTTCACGCGGACGGGCGAGATCCTGGGCCGGACCCAGTCGGCGGTCAGCGTCCAGATCAAGCGGCTCGAGGACCAGATCGGGGCCAGGCTGTGCGACCGCAGCGGCCGGTATGTCGTTCCCACCGAGGCCGGCGAGCACCTGCTGACCTACGCGCGGCGCATCCTGGCGATCAACGACGAGGCGGTCGGCCGGCTGGTCGCGCCGCCGATCGGCGGCACGGTCCGGCTCGGCACGGCGGAGGAGTTCGCGGCCCAGTTCCTGTCCGACATCCTGGGCGAATTCGCCCGCTGCTTTCCCACCGTCACGACGGAGATCACCGTGGATGCCTCCGCCGTGCTCCAGTCCGGCGTGGAGGCCGGGTTGTTCGATCTCGTGCTGGTCAAGCACGTCCCGGACGAGAGCCCCGGCCGCACGGTCTGGCGGGAACCGCTGCACTGGGTGGCGCGGGCCGACTGGAACTGCGGAGCGGACGGGCTGGTCCCGTTGGCGGTCTCGCCGGCGCCGTGCCTCTACCGGCGGTTCATGTTGTCTGCCCTGGGACAGGTCGGCCGCTCGTGGGAGATCCGCTGCACCAGCGCCGCGGTCTCGGCCCTGCAGGCCGCCGTCCTGGCCGGGCTGGGAGTCACCGCCCTGGCGCGAAGCACCATCCTGCCCGGCATGCGGGTCCTGACCCCGGACGAGGGCTATCCGGCCCTGCCCGACAGCGCCATAGCCCTGGTGACCCGGTCCGGAACCCCGACGCCCGCGGCGGACCGGCTGGCCCGCTTCATCCTGGATCGCATGGCGATACCGCACATGGCAGGCATACGGGCGCATAAACGACAATAA
- a CDS encoding AzlC family ABC transporter permease, producing MPENIRPFPGGPPVAFSRAGLAAGALRTLPIATGGLAFGVFYGFLAGQNGLTLLETSLMSALVFAGASQFLSVELWGDPLPVGALVATVLVVNARHLLMGATLAPWLKHVRPSRAYGSLYFLTDESWGLSVADMRNGGRDAAFLLGSGLTIFLFWNTGTLAGRVFGGMLPDLDRYGIDFLGTAFFVALLAGFWRGRGDLLPWLVAAAVALAMERTIPGTWYILGGALAGSLVGALRHAR from the coding sequence ATGCCCGAAAACATCCGGCCGTTTCCCGGCGGACCTCCCGTCGCCTTTTCCCGCGCCGGACTGGCGGCCGGCGCCCTGCGAACCCTCCCGATCGCGACGGGCGGTCTGGCGTTCGGCGTGTTCTACGGCTTCCTGGCGGGCCAGAACGGCCTGACCCTTTTGGAAACCTCGCTGATGAGCGCCCTGGTCTTCGCCGGCGCCTCGCAGTTCCTGTCCGTGGAGCTGTGGGGCGACCCGCTGCCGGTCGGCGCCCTGGTGGCGACCGTGCTGGTGGTCAATGCCCGCCACCTGCTGATGGGCGCCACCCTCGCGCCCTGGCTCAAGCATGTCCGGCCGTCGCGGGCCTATGGCAGCCTGTATTTCCTGACCGACGAATCCTGGGGGCTCAGCGTCGCCGACATGCGGAACGGCGGCCGGGATGCCGCCTTCCTGCTGGGCAGCGGCCTGACGATCTTCCTGTTCTGGAACACCGGGACCCTCGCCGGCCGGGTGTTCGGCGGAATGCTGCCCGACCTCGACCGCTACGGCATCGACTTCCTGGGGACGGCCTTCTTCGTGGCCCTGCTGGCCGGTTTCTGGCGCGGGCGCGGGGACCTGCTGCCCTGGCTGGTCGCCGCCGCGGTCGCCCTGGCGATGGAGCGCACGATTCCCGGCACCTGGTACATCCTGGGCGGCGCCCTGGCCGGCAGCCTGGTGGGGGCGCTGCGCCATGCCCGCTGA
- a CDS encoding AzlD family protein: protein MPAEALDGYQGVATIALMGLATYATRAGGFWLIRRLRPSRFLEAWLAQIPGAVFAALCAPLVLNSGPAGWGAALLTLVLARATGNFLVAMAAGVVGVAVLRLI from the coding sequence ATGCCCGCTGAAGCCCTGGACGGGTATCAGGGAGTCGCCACCATCGCCCTGATGGGGCTGGCCACCTACGCGACGCGGGCGGGCGGCTTCTGGCTGATCCGGCGGCTGCGGCCGTCGCGCTTCCTGGAAGCCTGGCTGGCCCAGATCCCCGGAGCGGTCTTCGCCGCCCTGTGCGCCCCGCTGGTGCTCAATTCCGGCCCGGCCGGATGGGGGGCGGCGCTGCTGACGCTCGTCCTGGCCCGGGCCACCGGCAATTTCCTGGTCGCCATGGCGGCCGGCGTCGTCGGCGTCGCCGTCCTGCGCCTCATATAG
- a CDS encoding alpha/beta fold hydrolase has protein sequence MELTVDGHKVFAATGGRDLDPALPLVVLIHGAGMDHSVWSLQARYLAHHGRSVLAVDLPGHGRSGGAALGSIEELADWTARLVEAAGFEQAGLAGHSMGALAALETANRHPGRVRALALLGVAERMPVHPDLLAAAASEDDRAYAGAIAMVIGWGFGTLRGGSAAPGLWQVGTGIQLMRRAPRGVLATDLAACDAWRGAPDVRCPTTLVLGAGDRMTPARSGKALAARIAGSKTVVLQGSGHMMMVEEPDAVTDALRASL, from the coding sequence ATGGAACTGACAGTCGACGGACACAAGGTCTTCGCCGCGACCGGCGGCCGGGACCTGGACCCTGCCCTTCCCCTGGTGGTGCTGATCCACGGCGCGGGCATGGACCATTCCGTCTGGAGCCTGCAGGCGCGCTATCTCGCCCACCACGGCCGCTCGGTGCTGGCGGTGGACCTGCCGGGCCACGGGCGTTCCGGCGGGGCGGCGCTGGGCAGTATAGAGGAATTGGCGGACTGGACGGCGCGGCTGGTCGAGGCGGCGGGCTTCGAGCAGGCGGGGCTGGCCGGCCACTCCATGGGCGCGCTGGCCGCGCTGGAGACGGCGAACCGCCATCCCGGACGGGTGCGCGCGCTGGCCTTGCTCGGCGTGGCGGAGCGCATGCCGGTCCACCCCGACCTGCTGGCCGCCGCCGCGTCGGAGGACGACCGGGCCTATGCGGGGGCGATCGCGATGGTGATCGGCTGGGGCTTCGGCACCCTGCGCGGCGGCTCGGCGGCCCCGGGCCTGTGGCAGGTCGGGACCGGCATCCAGCTGATGCGCCGGGCGCCGCGCGGCGTGCTCGCCACCGATCTCGCGGCCTGCGACGCGTGGCGCGGCGCGCCCGACGTGCGCTGCCCGACGACGCTGGTCCTGGGCGCCGGCGACCGCATGACCCCGGCCAGGTCCGGAAAAGCGCTGGCGGCGAGGATCGCGGGGTCGAAGACCGTGGTGCTCCAGGGATCCGGCCACATGATGATGGTCGAGGAGCCCGACGCGGTGACCGACGCGCTCCGCGCGTCCCTGTGA
- a CDS encoding O-acetylhomoserine aminocarboxypropyltransferase: MADGPFLKFDTLSLHAGQQPDPATGARAVPLYQTTSYVFRDTDHAAALFNLERPGHIYSRISNPTVAVLEERLAALEGGVGAVCTASGQAALHLAIVTLMGAGGHIVASKAIYGGSHNLFTHTLPRFGITTSLVDPRDPGAFRAAIRPETRLVFAEVLGNPGLEVLDLPAVAEVAHAAGLPLMIDGTFTTPYLCRPFEHGADLVMHSATKWLGGHGVAIGGVLVDGGRFDWEASGRFPTLTEPYAGYHGIDFAEEFGPAAFVMRARAEGLRDFGACLSPANAFQILQGVETLPLRMRAHVENARKVAGFLDGAEGVAWVRHPDLPGHPDHDLARRLLPNGAGSIVTFGIAGGREAGRKFIEALRLFSHLANVGDAKSLVIHPASTTHQQMDAAALHEAGVGEEMIRLSVGLEDPGDLIGDLKQALRASRKG, from the coding sequence ATGGCAGACGGTCCGTTTCTGAAGTTCGATACGCTCAGCCTTCATGCCGGGCAGCAGCCCGATCCCGCGACCGGCGCCCGCGCCGTCCCCCTCTACCAGACGACATCCTACGTCTTCCGCGACACCGACCATGCCGCGGCGCTGTTCAACCTGGAGCGCCCGGGGCACATCTACAGCCGGATCTCCAACCCCACCGTGGCGGTGCTGGAGGAGCGGCTGGCCGCCCTGGAAGGCGGCGTCGGCGCCGTCTGCACCGCCAGCGGACAGGCCGCCCTCCATCTGGCGATCGTCACCCTGATGGGAGCCGGCGGCCATATCGTCGCTTCCAAGGCGATCTACGGCGGCAGCCATAACCTGTTCACCCATACCCTGCCCCGCTTCGGCATCACCACCAGCCTCGTCGATCCGCGCGATCCCGGCGCCTTCCGGGCGGCGATCCGGCCGGAGACGCGGCTGGTATTCGCCGAGGTGCTGGGCAATCCCGGTCTGGAGGTCCTCGATCTGCCGGCGGTGGCCGAGGTCGCCCATGCCGCCGGGCTGCCGCTCATGATCGACGGCACCTTCACGACGCCTTACCTGTGCCGGCCGTTCGAGCACGGAGCCGACCTGGTCATGCATTCCGCGACCAAGTGGCTGGGCGGCCACGGCGTCGCGATCGGCGGGGTCCTGGTCGACGGCGGGCGGTTCGACTGGGAGGCGTCCGGCCGTTTCCCGACGCTGACCGAGCCCTATGCAGGGTACCACGGCATCGACTTCGCGGAGGAGTTCGGCCCGGCCGCCTTCGTCATGCGGGCGCGGGCGGAGGGCTTGCGCGACTTCGGCGCCTGCCTGAGCCCGGCCAACGCCTTCCAGATCCTCCAGGGCGTCGAGACGCTGCCGCTGCGCATGCGCGCCCATGTGGAGAACGCGCGCAAGGTCGCCGGCTTCCTTGACGGGGCGGAAGGCGTCGCCTGGGTCCGCCATCCCGACCTGCCCGGCCATCCGGACCACGACCTGGCGCGCCGGCTGCTGCCCAACGGCGCCGGATCGATCGTCACCTTCGGGATCGCCGGCGGGCGGGAAGCGGGGCGGAAGTTCATCGAGGCGCTGCGGCTGTTCTCCCATCTCGCCAATGTGGGCGATGCCAAGTCCCTGGTGATCCACCCCGCCAGCACGACCCACCAGCAGATGGACGCCGCCGCGCTGCACGAGGCCGGGGTCGGCGAGGAGATGATCCGGCTGTCGGTCGGGCTGGAGGATCCGGGCGACCTGATCGGCGACCTCAAGCAGGCGCTGCGCGCCTCGCGGAAGGGGTGA
- a CDS encoding anti-sigma factor family protein — MLDTQRRIEVEAWLAEDPASAERVNAYRSQIEQLHDLFDGVLREPATAEMEDLHDRLSGRMAGNDNRRRGWIHSPFARMAAAVVLLLAGGTGGWMLRPPAEPVAVEQQPTLQSFAREAVQAHTFYASDNRFAVEMGGEDRGALDSWLSERLGRRIFGPDLSSAGYRLIGGRSLPTAAGAGAQYMYENDAKRRLTLFVGTPSKAGQEAAFSYVQKGDVSMFYWVEGSIAYALIGRLEREQLMNITQTVYRELKGRNVPPPPAPAPPPEAAKQPPQPAAQPVGDVKRKDM; from the coding sequence TTGCTGGATACCCAGCGGCGCATCGAGGTGGAGGCTTGGCTGGCGGAGGATCCGGCCTCGGCCGAACGGGTGAATGCGTATCGCAGCCAGATCGAACAGCTCCACGACCTTTTCGATGGCGTGCTGCGCGAGCCCGCGACGGCGGAGATGGAGGACCTTCACGACCGGCTGTCCGGACGCATGGCCGGGAACGACAACCGGCGGCGCGGCTGGATCCATTCTCCCTTCGCCCGCATGGCGGCGGCCGTCGTCCTGCTGCTGGCCGGGGGCACCGGCGGGTGGATGCTGCGGCCGCCGGCCGAGCCGGTGGCGGTCGAGCAGCAGCCGACCTTGCAGTCGTTCGCCCGGGAGGCGGTGCAGGCCCACACCTTCTACGCATCGGACAACCGCTTCGCCGTCGAGATGGGCGGCGAGGACCGGGGAGCGTTGGACAGCTGGCTGTCGGAACGCCTGGGCAGGCGCATCTTCGGGCCCGATCTGTCGAGCGCCGGCTACCGCCTGATCGGCGGCAGGTCGCTGCCGACGGCAGCGGGCGCCGGCGCGCAGTACATGTACGAGAACGACGCCAAGCGCCGCCTGACGCTGTTCGTCGGCACGCCCAGCAAGGCCGGGCAGGAAGCCGCCTTCAGCTACGTCCAGAAGGGCGACGTGTCGATGTTCTACTGGGTGGAGGGCTCGATCGCCTATGCCCTGATCGGCCGGCTGGAGCGTGAGCAGCTGATGAACATCACGCAGACCGTCTACCGCGAGCTGAAGGGCCGCAACGTACCGCCGCCGCCCGCTCCCGCGCCGCCGCCCGAAGCGGCCAAGCAGCCGCCGCAGCCCGCGGCGCAGCCGGTCGGCGACGTGAAGCGCAAGGACATGTAG
- a CDS encoding sigma-70 family RNA polymerase sigma factor yields the protein MSRFGTELEVQIASLRRYARALLRDRNDADDLVQESLARALSRADRFKPGTNLRAWLFTIMHNVHVNQVRQKISRPDEVPVEDYEMRLITPARQETSIELRDMSRALAGLPEEQRQVLLLVALEGLKYDEVAAVLQIPIGTVMSRLSRAREAVRIKLANEGGVPLRRVK from the coding sequence GTGAGCAGATTCGGGACTGAGCTGGAAGTACAGATCGCATCGCTTCGACGATATGCGCGGGCTCTCCTGCGCGACAGGAACGACGCGGACGATCTGGTCCAGGAATCGCTGGCCCGCGCGCTGTCGCGTGCCGACCGATTCAAGCCTGGGACGAACCTCCGGGCCTGGTTGTTCACGATCATGCACAATGTGCACGTGAACCAGGTTCGCCAGAAGATCTCTCGGCCGGACGAGGTACCGGTCGAGGACTACGAGATGCGGCTGATCACGCCGGCCCGTCAGGAGACCAGCATCGAGCTGCGCGACATGTCCAGGGCGCTCGCCGGCTTGCCCGAGGAACAGCGCCAGGTCCTGCTGCTGGTGGCCCTGGAGGGCTTGAAGTACGACGAGGTCGCCGCGGTCTTGCAGATACCGATCGGCACCGTGATGTCGCGCCTCAGCAGGGCGCGCGAGGCGGTGCGGATCAAGCTCGCGAACGAGGGCGGGGTGCCTCTCCGCCGGGTCAAGTAG
- a CDS encoding type II toxin-antitoxin system RelE/ParE family toxin — MPYSVAPLALDDLDDIHPYLEVINGWGAADSLIDQLYEQFSMIGENPGMGHSRHGT, encoded by the coding sequence ATGCCCTATTCCGTCGCGCCGCTCGCACTTGATGACCTCGACGATATCCATCCATACCTCGAGGTCATCAATGGCTGGGGTGCGGCCGACAGCCTTATCGATCAGTTATACGAACAATTCTCAATGATCGGCGAAAACCCGGGCATGGGACATAGCCGGCATGGGACATAG
- a CDS encoding type II toxin-antitoxin system ParD family antitoxin, producing the protein MNVSLTPELERQIEQRVASGHYTSASEVMREALRLFFKYDEARCREIDLLNQRIAEGLAQLDRGEAIPGEEARRMTEERIAMRRKAKQTQ; encoded by the coding sequence ATGAACGTATCCCTTACTCCCGAGCTGGAACGGCAGATCGAGCAACGCGTGGCGAGCGGGCACTACACGTCGGCAAGCGAGGTGATGCGCGAGGCGCTGAGGCTCTTCTTCAAGTATGACGAGGCGCGCTGCCGTGAGATCGATTTGCTCAATCAGAGGATAGCGGAGGGATTGGCTCAGCTGGATCGCGGCGAGGCAATCCCCGGTGAAGAGGCTCGTCGCATGACCGAAGAACGCATCGCCATGCGACGCAAGGCCAAGCAGACACAGTAG
- a CDS encoding propionyl-CoA synthetase: MTGRYAELHTRSITDPAGFWGDAARDIDWIKPWDSVLDSSNPPFYRWFTGGVLNTCHNAVDRHVAAGRGEQAAIIYDSPVTDTVQSITYAELQDLTARFAGALRGLGVAKGDRVILYMPMIPQAVVAMLACARLGAIHSVVFGGFAPHELATRINDAKPKAIVTASCGIEGKKVLAYKPMLDAAIDQSDHKPDHVVVFQRPQATAELKAPRDVDWAEAVAVAEPAECVPVAATDPLYILYTSGTTGQPKGVVRDNGGHAVALKWTMTNMYDIKPGEVFWAASDVGWVVGHSYICYAPLLHGCTTIVFEGKPVGTPDAGTFWRVIQQHKVTALFTAPTAFRAIKREDPNAELIGKYDLSSLRTLFLAGERSDPDTLHWAEDHLKVPVIDHWWQTETGWCIAGNPMGIERFKIKYGSATKPLPGWDVRCLDVSNNEVKRGDIGAISVKLPLPPGTLMTLWNADQRFVKSYMTDYPGYYQTGDAGFIDDDGYVYIMARTDDIINVAGHRLSTGGMEEVLASHKDVAECAVIGVADELKGQVPLGFIVLKNGVDRPHADIVKEVVQLVRDEIGPVAAFKLAIVVDRLPKTRSGKILRGTMQKIADSESYKMPATIDDPLILTEIAEALQGIGYAKAGMV; encoded by the coding sequence ATGACCGGTCGTTATGCTGAGCTTCACACCCGCTCGATCACCGATCCCGCAGGCTTCTGGGGCGATGCCGCCCGCGACATCGATTGGATCAAGCCGTGGGACAGCGTTCTCGACAGTTCCAACCCGCCCTTCTACCGCTGGTTCACCGGCGGGGTGCTGAACACCTGCCACAACGCCGTCGACCGCCACGTGGCGGCCGGGCGCGGCGAACAGGCGGCGATCATCTATGACAGCCCCGTCACCGACACGGTCCAGAGCATCACCTACGCCGAGTTGCAGGACCTGACCGCGCGCTTCGCCGGCGCGCTGCGCGGCCTGGGCGTCGCCAAGGGCGACCGGGTGATCCTGTACATGCCGATGATCCCGCAGGCCGTCGTGGCGATGCTCGCCTGCGCCCGGCTGGGCGCCATCCACTCCGTGGTGTTCGGCGGGTTCGCCCCGCACGAGCTGGCGACCCGCATCAACGATGCCAAGCCCAAGGCCATCGTCACCGCGTCGTGCGGCATCGAGGGCAAGAAGGTGCTGGCCTACAAGCCGATGCTGGACGCCGCGATCGACCAGTCGGACCACAAGCCCGACCATGTGGTCGTGTTCCAGCGCCCCCAGGCGACGGCCGAGCTGAAGGCGCCGCGCGACGTGGACTGGGCCGAGGCCGTTGCGGTGGCGGAGCCGGCGGAATGCGTGCCGGTGGCGGCTACCGACCCGCTCTACATCCTGTACACGTCCGGCACCACCGGCCAGCCCAAGGGCGTGGTCCGCGACAACGGCGGCCATGCCGTGGCGCTGAAATGGACCATGACCAACATGTACGACATCAAGCCGGGAGAGGTGTTCTGGGCCGCCTCCGACGTCGGCTGGGTGGTCGGGCACTCCTATATCTGCTACGCCCCGCTGCTGCACGGCTGCACCACGATCGTGTTCGAGGGCAAGCCGGTCGGCACGCCCGACGCCGGTACCTTCTGGCGCGTGATCCAGCAGCACAAGGTCACGGCCCTGTTCACCGCGCCGACCGCCTTCCGCGCGATCAAGCGCGAGGACCCGAACGCCGAGCTGATCGGGAAGTACGACCTGTCGAGCCTGCGCACCCTGTTCCTGGCCGGCGAGCGGTCGGACCCCGACACGCTGCACTGGGCGGAGGACCACCTGAAGGTCCCGGTGATCGACCACTGGTGGCAGACCGAGACCGGCTGGTGCATCGCCGGCAACCCGATGGGCATCGAGCGGTTCAAGATCAAGTACGGCTCGGCGACCAAGCCGCTGCCGGGCTGGGACGTACGCTGCCTGGACGTCTCGAACAACGAGGTCAAGCGGGGCGACATCGGCGCCATCTCCGTCAAGCTGCCGCTGCCTCCCGGCACGCTGATGACGCTGTGGAATGCCGACCAGCGCTTCGTGAAATCCTACATGACGGACTACCCGGGATATTACCAGACCGGCGACGCCGGGTTCATCGACGACGACGGCTACGTCTACATCATGGCCCGCACCGACGACATCATCAACGTCGCCGGCCACCGCCTGTCCACCGGCGGGATGGAGGAGGTCCTGGCCTCCCACAAGGACGTGGCGGAGTGCGCGGTGATCGGCGTGGCCGACGAGCTGAAGGGGCAGGTTCCGCTGGGCTTCATCGTGCTGAAGAACGGCGTCGACCGCCCCCATGCCGACATCGTCAAGGAGGTGGTGCAGCTCGTCCGCGACGAGATCGGCCCGGTCGCGGCGTTCAAGCTCGCCATCGTGGTGGACCGCCTGCCCAAGACACGCTCCGGCAAGATCCTGCGCGGCACCATGCAGAAGATCGCCGACAGCGAGTCGTACAAGATGCCGGCAACCATCGACGATCCGCTGATCCTGACCGAGATCGCCGAGGCGCTGCAGGGCATCGGTTATGCCAAGGCCGGGATGGTGTAG
- a CDS encoding glycosyltransferase — translation MRLCFVDLMPWDYDADTPYERPLGGMQSAACHLAAALAKRGHEVALATRTGRPGRRRGVACLALDDRGDRDALRRGSWDAVVSLTAQAGPVRTLVAPGTRAFLWTGHADDQPAVACLKDPAERRGWDGVVLVGEWQRACYAASFGLEPGRSTVLRNAVSPPFQDLFEDARDLAAAKAGDGPMDLAYTSTPFRGLELLAGMFPLIARPARLRVFSDMGPYPTGPADSQFAGLYERCRSTPGIEHVGSLPQPRLARALRPVPILAYPCTFPETSCIAVMEAMAAGCAVVASDLGGLAETTAGHALLVDPGEDWSSFPGRYLCALDLVMASVRSPAGIARLWEQVRFVNATATWDARAREWTDRLAAWPHW, via the coding sequence ATGCGGCTGTGCTTCGTCGACCTGATGCCGTGGGACTACGACGCCGACACGCCGTACGAACGCCCCCTGGGCGGCATGCAGTCGGCCGCCTGCCACCTGGCGGCGGCCCTGGCGAAGCGGGGGCACGAGGTGGCGCTGGCCACCCGCACCGGCCGGCCGGGCCGGCGGCGCGGGGTCGCCTGCCTGGCGCTGGACGACCGGGGCGACCGTGACGCCCTCAGGCGGGGGAGCTGGGACGCCGTCGTGTCGCTGACGGCGCAGGCCGGCCCCGTCCGGACGCTGGTGGCCCCGGGCACGCGCGCGTTCCTGTGGACCGGCCATGCCGACGACCAGCCGGCCGTGGCCTGCCTGAAGGATCCGGCGGAGCGGCGGGGCTGGGACGGCGTGGTGCTGGTCGGCGAGTGGCAGCGGGCCTGCTACGCCGCGAGCTTCGGGCTCGAACCCGGACGGAGCACCGTGCTGCGCAACGCCGTCTCCCCGCCCTTCCAGGACCTGTTCGAGGACGCCCGGGACCTGGCGGCGGCGAAGGCCGGGGACGGACCGATGGATCTCGCCTACACCTCGACCCCGTTCCGCGGGCTCGAGCTTCTGGCCGGCATGTTTCCCCTGATCGCCCGGCCGGCGCGCCTGCGCGTCTTCTCCGACATGGGACCCTACCCCACGGGTCCGGCGGACAGCCAGTTCGCGGGCCTGTACGAGCGCTGCCGGTCCACGCCGGGAATCGAGCATGTCGGGTCCCTTCCCCAGCCCCGGCTGGCGCGCGCGCTGCGCCCGGTCCCCATCCTGGCCTATCCCTGCACCTTCCCGGAGACCAGCTGCATCGCGGTGATGGAGGCCATGGCGGCCGGTTGCGCCGTGGTCGCCAGCGACCTGGGCGGCTTGGCGGAAACGACGGCCGGCCATGCGCTGCTGGTGGATCCCGGCGAGGATTGGAGCAGCTTCCCCGGGCGGTATCTGTGCGCCCTCGACCTGGTCATGGCCTCGGTCCGGTCGCCCGCCGGGATCGCCCGGCTATGGGAGCAGGTGCGCTTCGTCAATGCGACGGCGACCTGGGACGCCCGGGCACGGGAATGGACTGACCGTCTGGCAGCCTGGCCGCATTGGTAG
- a CDS encoding formyltransferase family protein yields the protein MASVLILLTGHREAPYLIDYLRGYSDTLPILHVTDREDLERECLPGRVLIAFCTAVIVPRHLLDRLGRPAFNFHPGPPTYPGRSPESFAVYDGATRFGATSHVMAPRVDEGPIVGVEWFDVPPGTGQMGLADLAFQATLRLFARQAPIMALSSRPMKVLDVRWSGRKTRRSDYDRMTDLPADIDAVEFERRLKAFGEDPETRITVTLHGRRFLLEQEA from the coding sequence ATGGCAAGCGTCCTCATCCTCCTCACCGGGCACCGCGAAGCGCCCTACCTGATCGACTATCTCCGGGGCTACAGCGACACGCTGCCGATCCTCCACGTCACCGACCGCGAGGACCTGGAACGCGAATGCCTGCCGGGCCGGGTGCTGATCGCCTTCTGCACCGCCGTGATCGTGCCCCGTCACCTGCTGGACCGGCTGGGCCGGCCGGCCTTCAACTTCCATCCCGGGCCGCCCACATATCCGGGCCGCAGCCCCGAGAGCTTCGCCGTCTACGACGGCGCCACCCGGTTCGGCGCCACCTCCCACGTCATGGCGCCGCGGGTGGACGAGGGGCCGATCGTCGGGGTCGAATGGTTCGACGTGCCGCCGGGGACCGGCCAGATGGGGCTGGCCGACCTGGCTTTTCAGGCGACGCTTCGGCTGTTCGCCCGGCAGGCGCCGATCATGGCGCTGTCGTCCCGGCCGATGAAGGTGCTGGACGTCCGGTGGTCCGGCCGGAAGACCCGTCGCTCCGACTACGACCGCATGACCGACCTGCCGGCCGACATCGACGCGGTTGAGTTCGAGCGCCGGCTGAAGGCGTTCGGGGAGGATCCCGAGACGCGGATCACGGTCACCCTGCACGGCCGCCGCTTCCTGCTGGAGCAGGAGGCTTGA